A DNA window from Amycolatopsis sp. DSM 110486 contains the following coding sequences:
- the murJ gene encoding murein biosynthesis integral membrane protein MurJ codes for MPASRWPLADPDSMRPYDALATQVMPRIGDAPLVRPVEPGSTGEQPATSAKAPSLAKSSGRMAIASLISRITGFLWKLLLVAAIGAGVANDSFNVANTMPNIIFELLMGGVLASVVVPLLVRSQDDEDGGEAYTQRLITVAFTLLLFGTVIAVVCAPAFTSLYVDGSGQASSGLTTAFAYLLLPEIFFYGVFALLSAILNAKHIFGPTAWAPVVNNMVVIFTILVVWIMPGQIDTEHVSITDPKVLTLGLGVTAGIVAQAIMLVPPLLKSGFRPKWRWGIDRQMKEFGGLALWIVGYVAVSQVGYTITTRVLTNGTPGGVTAYANAWLLFQLPYGVIGVSLLTAIMPRMSRAAADGDHKKLIGDLSYASRISTVTLLPISAVMTIVGSSIGIALFTIGKGSVESAERLGGALAISAFALLPFALVQLQMRVFYAMKDARTPTLIMVVMTLVKVPLLYLCPVLLSPDNVVLGVMMVNALTYVVGAMLGQVWLWVTLGNLRSKRVLGVILFTVVASVLGVGAAWLVGQIVPDSLGLKLHAWITLFLQGIVGIGVSFGVLMALKVEELRPATSRITRLIKRG; via the coding sequence ATGCCCGCGTCGCGGTGGCCGCTGGCCGACCCCGACTCGATGCGTCCGTACGACGCGCTGGCCACGCAGGTCATGCCGCGGATCGGCGACGCGCCACTGGTGCGGCCGGTCGAACCGGGCAGCACCGGTGAGCAGCCGGCCACCTCGGCGAAGGCGCCCTCGCTCGCGAAATCGAGCGGGCGGATGGCGATCGCGTCGCTGATCAGCCGCATCACCGGCTTCCTCTGGAAGCTGTTGCTGGTGGCGGCGATCGGCGCGGGCGTGGCCAACGACTCGTTCAACGTCGCCAACACGATGCCGAACATCATCTTCGAGCTGCTCATGGGCGGTGTGCTCGCCAGCGTGGTGGTGCCGCTGCTCGTGCGCTCCCAGGACGACGAGGACGGCGGCGAGGCTTACACGCAGCGGCTGATCACAGTGGCGTTCACGCTGCTGCTCTTCGGCACCGTGATCGCGGTGGTGTGCGCGCCCGCGTTCACCTCGCTGTACGTGGACGGCTCCGGCCAGGCGAGCTCGGGGCTGACCACCGCGTTCGCCTACTTGCTGCTGCCGGAGATCTTCTTCTACGGCGTGTTCGCGCTGCTCTCGGCGATCCTCAACGCCAAGCACATCTTCGGCCCCACCGCGTGGGCGCCGGTGGTCAACAACATGGTGGTCATCTTCACGATCCTGGTCGTGTGGATCATGCCGGGGCAGATCGACACCGAGCACGTGTCGATCACCGACCCAAAGGTGCTCACTCTGGGCCTCGGCGTCACCGCCGGCATCGTGGCGCAGGCGATCATGCTGGTCCCGCCGCTACTCAAGTCGGGTTTCCGGCCGAAGTGGCGCTGGGGCATCGACAGGCAGATGAAGGAGTTCGGCGGCCTCGCGCTGTGGATCGTCGGCTACGTGGCCGTGAGCCAGGTCGGCTACACGATCACCACCCGGGTACTCACCAACGGCACCCCCGGCGGTGTCACGGCCTACGCCAACGCGTGGCTGCTGTTCCAGCTGCCTTACGGCGTCATCGGCGTCTCGCTGCTCACGGCGATCATGCCGCGGATGAGCCGCGCGGCCGCCGACGGCGACCACAAGAAGCTCATCGGCGACCTGTCCTACGCTTCGCGGATCTCGACGGTCACGCTCCTGCCGATCTCGGCGGTGATGACGATCGTCGGCTCGTCGATCGGCATCGCTCTGTTCACCATCGGCAAGGGCTCGGTCGAGAGCGCCGAGCGACTCGGCGGCGCGCTGGCGATCTCCGCGTTCGCGCTGCTGCCGTTCGCGTTGGTCCAGCTGCAGATGCGCGTGTTCTACGCGATGAAGGACGCTCGCACGCCCACCCTGATCATGGTTGTGATGACGCTGGTCAAGGTGCCGCTGCTGTACCTGTGCCCGGTGCTGCTCTCGCCGGACAACGTGGTGCTCGGCGTGATGATGGTCAACGCGCTCACGTACGTCGTCGGCGCGATGCTCGGTCAAGTCTGGCTTTGGGTCACGCTCGGCAACCTGCGCAGCAAACGGGTGCTCGGGGTGATCCTCTTCACGGTCGTCGCGAGTGTCCTCGGTGTCGGGGCCGCGTGGCTCGTGGGCCAGATCGTGCCCGACTCCTTGGGGCTCAAGCTGCATGCGTGGATCACGCTCTTCCTGCAGGGGATCGTGGGCATCGGCGTGTCGTTCGGCGTGCTCATGGCCCTGAAGGTGGAGGAGCTGAGGCCGGCGACGTCGAGGATCACCCGATTGATCAAGCGCGGGTAA